ACCGTACAGTATGGTACGACGAACTATATTCTTCTTATAATCATTAGGTCCAGCAACAGAACTACCTGTCAAGAATAATACAACGTTTAATGGTGTGTCAAGCACAtgttaatgtatgtatgtaactATCACATAgcgtgtacgtgcgtgtgcgtgtgcgtgtgtgtgtgtgtgtgtgtgtgtgtgtgtgtgtgtgtgtgtgtgtgtgtgtgtgtctgtgtgtctgtgtgtctgtgtgtctgtctgtgtgcgtctctgtgtgcgtgtgcgtgtgcgtgtacgtgcgtgtgtgtgtgtgtgtgtgtgtgtgtgtgtgtgtgtgtgtgtgtgtgtgtgtgtgtgtatgtgtgtgtgtgtgtgtgtgtgtgtgtgtgtgtgtgtgtgtgtgtgtgtgtctgtgtgtctgtgtctgtgtctgtgtctgtgtctgtctgtgtgtgtgtgtgtgtgtgtgtgtgtgtgtgtgtgtgtgtgtgtgtgtctgtgtgtctgtgtgtctgtctgtgtgcgtgtctgtgtgcgtgtgcgtgtgcgtgtacgtgcgtgtgtgtgtgtgtatgtgtgtgtgtgtgtgtgtgtgtgtgtgtgtgtgtgtgtgtgtgtgtgtgtgtgtgtgtgtgtgtctgtgtctgtgtctgtgtctgtgtctgtgtctgtgtgtgtgtgtgtgtgtgtgtgtgtgtgtgtgtgtgtgtgtgtgtctgtgtgtctgtgtctgtgtctgtgtctgtgtctgtgtctgtctgtgtgtgtgtgtgtgtgtgtgtgtgtgtgtgtgtgtgtgtctgtgtgtctgtgtgtctgtctgtgtgcgtgtctgtgtgcgtgtgcgtgtgcgtgtacgtgcgtgtgtgtgtgtgtatgtgtgtgtgtgtgtgtgtgtgtgtgtgtgtgtgtgtgtgtgtgtgtgtgtgtgtgtgtgtctgtgtctgtgtctgtgtctgtgtctgtgtctgtgtgtgtgtgtgtgtgtgtgtgtgtgtgtgtgtgtgtgtgtgtgtgtgtgtgtgttgtgtattgcatGTGCTGCATGTACCTCTTGGGTTTACTTTTCTGATGTGACTAGCCAATGGGCATTGAGCACCGTCCCTGTCATCGTTGTAGTTGAAATTGATAGCCTTGTCTCTGTCGTCGGGTTTTATTCCGGACAGATTGTGTACGAGTGGTTCGCCGTTTTTTCTACGTCCCAGCTAACAATAGACACAACACCTCGATTTAAGGCATTTGACGTGGTTTTAgacttttgttgttgtgtttaccATTCTTGCTTCCGCTTCTTCTTGACTCACATTTATTCCTCTAAGTCGTAAGCGTTTTTGGATGATTTTACCGTAGAATCGAAAGAGGTCAACGTCTTGTTCCAGTCGGCGGTACGCCATATAGGAACCGTACGAAAATTTGGGGTCACTAAACTCGTCTTTCTCAAGTACCTATAGAATGAAAacagtgtacgtgtacgtgtgtgtgtgtgtgtgtgtgtgtgtgtgtgtgtgtgtgtgtgtgtgtgtgtgtgtgtgtgtgtgtgtgtgtgtgtgtgtctgtgtctgtgtctgtgtctgtgtctgtgtctgtgtctgtgtctgtgtctgtgtctgtgtctgtgtctgtgtgtctgtgtctgtgtctgtgtgttgtgtgtgtgtgtgtgtgtgtgtgtgtgtgtgtgtgtgtgtgtgtgtgtgtgtgtgtgtgtgtgtgtgtgtgtgtgtgtgtgtgtgcgttgtaGACAGTGAAGGTGCTGTTGCTTTTTATTTTTGGTACTACAGTATGACGCAATTTTTGACGATCCAACCTGCATCCAACCCGCTTCCACTTGAACTcgaatttctctagaacggCGCATTGGATCTTCACCAAATCTGAAATGCCCACACAGAGCGCATCGTTTAGTACCAGTAACGCGTCAAGCTTTTTtagtatatccgggtctttatGAAATGCGGTTACCTTCGCTAATTTGCCTGTATATGCGCTTCGAATAGCTGCGCCACGTATACGTACGTACAACGGCAGCAGCGTCTCAAAGGGACGACATCCAACAGGAATGTCGAAATAGCTACGTGATTTGGCTGCacatgtgtatatatatatatatatatatatatatacgagGAACAGGCTATTCGAGCTTGAAGTCTCCTCCAAATAACTGATAACCCAGAGGCGACGGCTCTGCGGTACCGGTACAGTAGCCT
The DNA window shown above is from Corticium candelabrum chromosome 13, ooCorCand1.1, whole genome shotgun sequence and carries:
- the LOC134188578 gene encoding multifunctional dye peroxidase DyP2-like produces the protein MAYRRLEQDVDLFRFYGKIIQKRLRLRGINVSQEEAEARMLGRRKNGEPLVHNLSGIKPDDRDKAINFNYNDDRDGAQCPLASHIRKVNPRGSSVAGPNDYKKNIVRRTILYGNKLKREPVGLLFLCYQSALDQGFLVQQFGSNSETFGESPPPRVGLDMVIGQRVFIRHLLSATNR